The Desulfuromonas versatilis genome has a segment encoding these proteins:
- the purE gene encoding 5-(carboxyamino)imidazole ribonucleotide mutase, which yields MSQQAFDKTLVGILTGSPNDLPKVVKVRETLDELGIPSEIVVASAHRTPDKVLAYLDRAHKEGVEVLIGCAGVAAHLAGVIAGHTRLPVIGLPLGNGPLSGWDSLLSTVQMPPGVPVATVAIDGSRNAAIMAARILALKYPQIDQGLKDLAEAERKRYDQSADEALAALKK from the coding sequence ATGAGTCAACAAGCATTCGACAAAACCCTGGTGGGGATTCTCACCGGCAGCCCCAACGATCTGCCCAAGGTGGTCAAGGTCCGCGAGACCCTCGACGAGCTGGGCATCCCCAGTGAAATCGTGGTCGCCTCGGCGCACCGCACCCCGGACAAGGTGCTGGCCTACCTCGACCGCGCCCACAAGGAGGGGGTGGAGGTGCTGATCGGCTGCGCCGGGGTCGCCGCCCACCTGGCCGGGGTCATCGCCGGCCACACCCGCCTGCCGGTCATCGGCCTGCCGCTCGGCAACGGCCCCCTGAGCGGCTGGGACAGCCTGCTTTCCACGGTGCAGATGCCCCCCGGGGTGCCGGTGGCCACCGTGGCCATCGACGGCTCGCGCAACGCCGCGATCATGGCGGCGCGCATCCTCGCCCTGAAATACCCCCAGATCGACCAGGGGCTGAAGGATCTGGCCGAGGCCGAGCGCAAACGCTACGACCAGAGCGCCGACGAGGCCCTGGCCGCTCTGAAGAAGTAA
- a CDS encoding thrombospondin type 3 repeat-containing protein, whose product MNNWLRTLKASVVLFLILAGLQGLAPGVRDSHAQLSPDADGDGVADARDVCPNLFDPAQADADGDLVGDLCDNCPNLANHDQSDSDGDGIGDLCDLVPAADRFSWLGNTPLAVPAAAGLLGNDPPGARAEAETVLTSQGGTAVIAADGGFTYTPPSGFRGTDSFLYRVSATAARVTLEIGPVVWFVDPGAAAGDGSLSRPLSDLTQAAGLSRPGDILLVYPGAASVSDQGVTLKPGQRLLGEAVGLSFNGVPVVPARAGAYPIIRDALNPAGIIRLASDCEVAGMRLEGSAGAGNPGIAGADLHNFNLHNNQLIAIAGSGLSLQRVSGTGLIAGNTLSGAGARGIHLTATAGASANLAILGNRIDATAGEGIALDYPQGSRGLVGVTRNQVSNFGGSGALVITPNPQLTVNQADNTFSPASP is encoded by the coding sequence ATGAACAATTGGCTTAGAACCTTGAAGGCAAGTGTTGTCCTGTTTCTTATTCTGGCGGGTCTGCAGGGGCTCGCTCCCGGGGTGCGTGACAGCCACGCCCAGCTGTCCCCCGATGCCGACGGCGACGGGGTCGCGGACGCCAGAGACGTCTGTCCCAACCTGTTCGACCCGGCTCAGGCCGATGCCGACGGCGACTTGGTCGGCGACCTCTGCGACAACTGCCCCAACCTGGCCAACCATGACCAGAGCGACAGCGACGGCGATGGTATCGGTGACCTCTGCGACCTGGTTCCGGCGGCTGACCGGTTCAGCTGGCTGGGCAATACCCCCTTGGCGGTGCCCGCCGCCGCCGGGCTGCTCGGCAACGACCCCCCGGGGGCCCGGGCCGAAGCCGAAACGGTGCTCACCTCCCAGGGGGGAACCGCCGTCATTGCGGCCGACGGCGGCTTTACCTATACCCCGCCGAGCGGTTTCCGCGGCACCGACAGCTTCCTCTATCGGGTCTCGGCCACTGCGGCCCGGGTGACCCTGGAGATCGGGCCGGTGGTCTGGTTCGTCGATCCCGGGGCTGCGGCCGGTGACGGCAGCCTCTCCCGCCCCCTGTCGGATCTGACCCAGGCCGCCGGCCTCTCCCGCCCCGGGGATATCCTCTTGGTTTACCCCGGCGCCGCCTCGGTCAGTGACCAGGGGGTCACCCTCAAGCCGGGGCAGCGGCTGCTCGGCGAGGCCGTTGGCCTGAGCTTCAACGGCGTCCCGGTGGTTCCGGCCCGGGCCGGCGCCTACCCGATCATCCGCGACGCGCTCAACCCCGCCGGAATTATTCGCCTGGCCAGCGACTGCGAGGTGGCCGGGATGCGCCTCGAAGGGAGCGCCGGCGCTGGAAATCCGGGTATTGCCGGCGCCGACCTGCACAATTTCAACCTGCACAACAACCAGCTTATCGCCATCGCTGGCAGCGGGCTTTCGCTGCAGCGGGTTTCCGGGACCGGGCTGATCGCCGGCAACACCCTCAGCGGCGCCGGAGCCCGCGGTATCCACCTGACGGCCACGGCGGGTGCCAGTGCCAATCTGGCGATCCTCGGCAACCGTATCGATGCAACCGCCGGGGAGGGAATAGCTCTCGACTATCCCCAGGGCAGCCGGGGACTGGTCGGGGTCACCCGCAACCAGGTGAGCAACTTCGGCGGCAGCGGCGCCCTGGTGATTACCCCCAATCCCCAGCTCACGGTGAACCAGGCCGACAATACCTTCTCCCCGGCTTCACCCTGA
- the htpX gene encoding zinc metalloprotease HtpX, producing MNRIKTTLLLTTLTLLMIGMGSAIGGQSGAIVAFALAGAMNFFSYWYSDKIVLRMYGAREVSEADQPGFHAMVRRLAQQAGMPMPRVYIIPSPSPNAFATGRNPQNAAVAATEGIMALLSEEELEGVMAHELAHVQNRDTLISTVAATLAGAISMLGSMLQWAAIFGAGRSEDEEEGGGMLGGLALAIIAPLAAMLIQMAVSRSREYLADASGARICGKPRALAAALRKLQMGAQSLPMQEARPATAHLFIVNPLSGGAMLKLFSTHPPMEERIARLEALAAGRA from the coding sequence ATGAACCGGATCAAGACCACTCTGCTGCTCACCACCCTCACTCTGCTCATGATCGGCATGGGCAGCGCCATCGGCGGCCAGTCCGGGGCGATCGTCGCCTTTGCCCTGGCCGGGGCGATGAACTTTTTCAGCTACTGGTATTCGGACAAGATCGTCCTCAGGATGTACGGCGCCCGGGAGGTGTCCGAAGCCGACCAGCCGGGCTTTCACGCCATGGTCAGGCGCCTGGCCCAGCAGGCTGGCATGCCCATGCCGCGCGTCTACATCATCCCCTCGCCCAGCCCCAACGCCTTTGCCACCGGCCGCAACCCGCAAAACGCCGCGGTGGCGGCGACCGAGGGGATCATGGCGCTGCTCAGCGAAGAGGAACTCGAGGGGGTCATGGCTCACGAACTGGCCCACGTGCAGAACCGCGACACCCTGATCAGCACCGTGGCCGCCACCCTGGCCGGCGCCATCTCCATGCTCGGCAGCATGCTGCAGTGGGCGGCGATCTTCGGCGCAGGGCGCTCCGAGGATGAGGAAGAGGGGGGCGGCATGCTTGGCGGCCTGGCTCTGGCGATCATCGCGCCGCTGGCCGCCATGCTCATCCAGATGGCGGTGTCGCGCTCCCGCGAATACCTGGCCGATGCCAGCGGGGCGCGTATCTGCGGCAAGCCCCGCGCCCTGGCCGCGGCCCTGCGCAAGCTGCAGATGGGCGCCCAAAGCCTGCCGATGCAGGAGGCCCGACCGGCCACCGCCCACCTGTTCATCGTCAACCCGCTGAGCGGCGGCGCCATGTTGAAGCTCTTCTCCACCCATCCGCCCATGGAGGAGCGCATCGCCCGGCTCGAGGCGCTGGCCGCGGGGCGGGCCTGA
- a CDS encoding transglutaminase family protein: protein MTIRIACNHLTCYKFDRPVGLSPHVFRLRPAPHSRTPIKGYSLRIHPEQHFLNWQQDPFGNYLARVVFPEKTRELRIEVEVVADMTVINPFDFFIEESAEKFPFAYDPQLRKELAPYFEIEEEGPLLRQWLAKVDRSEKGTVDFLVEINREVWKHVQYSVRLEPGVQSCEETLGRAVGSCRDSGWLLVQILRHLGLAARFVSGYLVQLTADEKSLDGPSGPEADFTDLHAWAEVFVPGAGWVGLDPTSGLFAGEGHIPLACTPHPASAAPVSGATEKTEVRFEFSNSVQRIHEDPRVTKPYSDDQWALIDALGQQVDEDLAAGDVRLTMGGEPTFVSIDDMEGPEWTTRADGPHKRKLAYDLILRLREVFGPGGLLHFGQGKWYPGEPLPRWSYACFWRKDGAPLWRNPRLLADITRDYGVGGEQARRFAGQLARRLGVNPRHLTAGYEDLFYYLWKEGTLPHNVDPLKADLKDPLERRYLAQLLDKGMGEPTGFALPLKWDFNRQRWQSGPWEFRRGQMFLIPGNSAMGMRLPLDSLPWVAPEKRETQAQHDLFGPLPELGDAHGEVARRYSHIEPPEPVDQEPPRADEPASGDPVEVPHTAVCIEAREGRLHVFLPPLGMLEHYLDLVASIEASAEELDLPVVIEGYEAPRDWRIERLLVTPDPGVIEVNIHPAASWRELERTTTTLYEQARLSRLGTEKFMLDGRHTGTGGGNHITIGAATPADSPVLRRPDLLRSLITYWQHHPGLSYLFSGMFIGPTSQAPRVDEGRDDILYELEIAFQQMPEGEVPAPWLVDRLLRNLLVDITGNTHRAEFCIDKLYSPDSTTGRLGLVELRAFEMPPHARMSLVQTLLLRTLIAWFWKQPYKHPLVRWGTELHDRFLLPHYVREDLQEVAADLQRAGYPFQLEWLEPFFEFRFPHYGTVRVDNLELELRFAIEPWHVLGEEVSNLGTARFVDSSVERLQLRVTGLTESRHLITCNGRRLPLRSTGRRGEYVAGIRYRAWQPPSALHPTIKPHSPVVFDVVDTWNGRSIGGCTYHVSHPGGRSYDVFPVNAYEAESRRISRFWEYGHTPGPIQPPPALAELGKFVPQGSPPGPMAPPPEEPGEEFPYTLDLRRGPSR, encoded by the coding sequence ATGACCATCCGCATCGCCTGCAACCATCTCACCTGCTACAAGTTTGACCGCCCCGTCGGACTCTCGCCCCACGTGTTTCGGCTGCGGCCGGCGCCGCACTCGCGGACCCCGATCAAGGGCTACTCCCTGCGGATTCACCCGGAGCAACATTTTCTCAACTGGCAGCAGGACCCATTCGGCAACTACCTGGCCCGGGTGGTCTTTCCGGAGAAGACCCGGGAGCTGCGCATCGAGGTAGAGGTGGTGGCGGACATGACCGTCATCAACCCCTTTGACTTTTTCATCGAAGAGTCGGCCGAGAAATTTCCCTTTGCCTACGACCCGCAGCTGCGCAAAGAACTCGCGCCCTACTTCGAGATCGAGGAGGAGGGCCCGCTGCTGCGCCAGTGGCTGGCCAAGGTCGATCGCTCGGAAAAAGGGACGGTCGACTTTCTGGTCGAGATCAACCGCGAGGTGTGGAAACACGTGCAGTATTCGGTGCGCCTCGAGCCGGGGGTGCAGAGCTGCGAGGAGACTCTCGGGCGGGCCGTCGGCTCCTGCCGGGATTCGGGGTGGCTGCTGGTGCAGATCCTGCGCCACCTGGGGCTTGCCGCCCGCTTCGTCTCCGGCTACCTGGTGCAGCTGACGGCGGATGAAAAATCCCTCGACGGCCCCTCAGGCCCGGAGGCCGATTTCACCGACCTGCATGCCTGGGCCGAGGTCTTCGTCCCCGGGGCCGGCTGGGTCGGGCTCGATCCGACCTCGGGACTGTTCGCCGGCGAGGGGCATATTCCCCTGGCCTGCACCCCCCATCCGGCGAGTGCCGCCCCGGTGAGCGGGGCGACGGAAAAAACCGAGGTCCGCTTCGAGTTTTCCAATAGCGTGCAGCGGATTCACGAGGACCCGCGGGTCACCAAGCCCTACAGCGATGACCAGTGGGCGCTGATCGATGCCCTTGGCCAGCAGGTGGACGAGGACCTGGCCGCCGGCGACGTGCGCCTGACCATGGGGGGCGAGCCGACCTTCGTCTCCATCGACGACATGGAAGGGCCCGAATGGACCACCCGCGCCGACGGCCCCCACAAGCGCAAGCTGGCCTACGATCTGATCCTGCGGCTGCGCGAGGTGTTCGGCCCCGGTGGCCTGCTGCACTTCGGCCAGGGCAAATGGTACCCGGGCGAGCCCCTGCCGCGCTGGTCCTACGCCTGCTTCTGGCGCAAGGACGGCGCCCCGCTGTGGCGCAACCCCAGGCTGCTGGCCGACATCACCCGCGATTACGGGGTTGGCGGCGAGCAGGCCCGGCGCTTCGCCGGCCAACTGGCGCGGCGCCTCGGCGTCAACCCCCGCCACCTGACCGCCGGCTACGAGGATCTTTTCTACTACCTGTGGAAGGAAGGGACGCTGCCGCACAATGTCGACCCGCTCAAGGCCGACCTGAAGGACCCGCTGGAGCGGCGTTATCTCGCCCAGCTGCTGGACAAGGGGATGGGCGAGCCGACCGGCTTCGCCCTGCCGCTGAAATGGGATTTCAACCGCCAACGGTGGCAGAGCGGACCCTGGGAGTTTCGCCGCGGCCAGATGTTCCTGATCCCGGGCAACTCGGCCATGGGAATGCGCCTGCCCCTCGACTCGCTTCCCTGGGTGGCCCCGGAGAAGCGCGAAACCCAGGCGCAGCACGACCTGTTCGGGCCGCTGCCCGAGCTCGGCGACGCCCACGGCGAAGTGGCCCGGCGCTACAGCCATATCGAGCCGCCCGAGCCGGTCGACCAGGAGCCGCCGCGGGCCGATGAGCCGGCCTCGGGCGACCCGGTCGAGGTGCCCCATACCGCGGTCTGCATCGAGGCCCGCGAGGGCCGGCTGCATGTCTTTTTGCCGCCGCTGGGGATGCTCGAGCACTATCTCGACCTGGTCGCCAGCATCGAGGCGAGCGCCGAAGAGCTCGACCTGCCGGTGGTCATCGAGGGGTACGAGGCGCCCCGCGACTGGCGCATCGAGCGGTTGCTGGTCACCCCCGACCCTGGGGTCATCGAGGTCAACATCCACCCGGCAGCCAGCTGGCGTGAGCTGGAGCGCACCACCACCACTCTCTACGAACAGGCCCGGCTCAGCCGCCTGGGCACGGAGAAGTTCATGCTCGACGGCCGCCACACCGGCACCGGCGGCGGCAACCACATCACCATCGGCGCCGCCACCCCGGCGGACAGCCCGGTGCTGCGCCGCCCCGACCTGCTGCGCAGCCTGATCACCTACTGGCAGCATCATCCGGGGCTCTCCTACCTGTTCTCCGGAATGTTCATCGGCCCCACCAGCCAGGCCCCGCGGGTCGACGAGGGGCGCGACGACATCCTCTACGAGCTGGAGATCGCCTTCCAGCAGATGCCCGAGGGAGAGGTGCCGGCACCCTGGCTGGTCGACCGGCTGCTGCGCAACCTGCTGGTCGACATCACCGGCAACACCCACCGCGCCGAATTCTGCATCGACAAGCTCTATTCCCCCGACAGCACCACCGGGCGGCTCGGCCTGGTCGAGCTGCGGGCCTTCGAGATGCCCCCCCACGCCCGCATGAGCCTGGTGCAGACGCTGCTGCTGCGCACGCTGATCGCCTGGTTCTGGAAGCAGCCCTACAAGCATCCCCTGGTGCGCTGGGGGACCGAACTGCATGACCGCTTTCTGCTGCCCCACTACGTGCGCGAGGACCTGCAGGAGGTGGCCGCCGACCTGCAGCGCGCCGGCTACCCCTTCCAGCTCGAGTGGCTCGAGCCGTTTTTCGAATTCCGCTTTCCCCACTACGGCACGGTGCGGGTCGACAACCTGGAGCTCGAGCTGCGTTTTGCCATCGAGCCCTGGCACGTGCTGGGCGAGGAGGTCTCCAACCTCGGCACCGCCCGCTTCGTCGATTCCTCGGTGGAGCGCCTGCAGCTGCGGGTGACCGGCCTCACCGAGAGCCGCCACCTCATCACCTGCAACGGCCGGCGCCTGCCGCTGCGCAGCACCGGGCGCAGGGGCGAATATGTGGCCGGCATCCGCTACCGGGCCTGGCAGCCGCCTTCGGCGCTGCACCCGACGATCAAGCCCCACTCGCCGGTGGTGTTCGATGTCGTCGACACCTGGAACGGCCGTTCCATCGGCGGCTGCACCTACCACGTCTCCCACCCCGGAGGCCGCAGCTACGATGTCTTTCCGGTCAACGCCTACGAGGCCGAATCCCGGCGTATTTCACGCTTCTGGGAGTATGGCCACACCCCGGGCCCGATCCAGCCGCCGCCCGCTCTGGCCGAACTCGGCAAATTTGTTCCCCAGGGCAGCCCCCCGGGGCCGATGGCGCCGCCGCCTGAGGAGCCCGGCGAAGAGTTTCCTTATACCCTTGATTTACGGCGCGGCCCCAGCCGATAA
- a CDS encoding calcium/sodium antiporter has protein sequence MSLLTLAQLLGGFVVLILGAEWLVRGASRLAMAVGISPLVVGLTVVAFGTSSPELGVSVMSAWSGQSGIALGNVVGSNICNVLLILGLSALAAPLLVSRQLIRIEVPLMVGISLLTWLLAADGRIGRLDGALLFAGIVVYTVWAIRRSRRENRQGDEEFAAELPAPAGDAKAGGLLRQLAWILAGLTLLGCGAHWLVGAAISLATALGVSDLLIGLTIVAVGTSLPELATSVMASIRGHRDIAVGNVVGSNIFNLLSVLGLTALVAPEGIPVAETALGFDLPVMVATAVACLPIFFTGHLIARWEGALFFGYYIAYTLYLVLATLQNSYLPAFRDAMAGFVLPLTAVTLAVMVVRTVASRRRGG, from the coding sequence ATGAGCCTGCTGACCCTTGCCCAGCTCCTCGGCGGCTTCGTCGTCCTGATCCTGGGGGCCGAATGGTTGGTGCGCGGCGCCTCGCGGCTGGCCATGGCGGTGGGCATCTCGCCCCTGGTGGTTGGGCTGACGGTGGTGGCCTTCGGCACCAGTTCACCCGAACTGGGGGTCAGCGTCATGTCCGCCTGGTCGGGCCAGTCCGGCATCGCGCTGGGCAACGTGGTGGGGAGCAACATCTGCAACGTCCTGCTGATCCTCGGCCTCTCGGCGCTGGCCGCGCCCCTGCTGGTGTCCCGCCAGCTGATCCGCATCGAGGTGCCGCTGATGGTGGGCATCTCCCTGCTCACCTGGCTGCTGGCGGCCGACGGGCGGATCGGCCGGCTCGACGGGGCCCTGCTGTTCGCCGGGATCGTCGTCTACACCGTCTGGGCCATCCGCCGCAGCCGCCGGGAAAACCGCCAGGGCGACGAGGAATTTGCCGCCGAGCTCCCGGCTCCGGCCGGGGACGCCAAGGCCGGCGGGCTGCTGCGCCAGCTGGCCTGGATTCTGGCCGGGCTGACGCTGCTCGGCTGCGGCGCCCACTGGCTGGTCGGCGCGGCGATCTCCCTGGCCACGGCGCTGGGGGTGAGTGATCTGCTCATCGGCTTGACTATCGTCGCCGTCGGGACCTCCCTGCCCGAACTGGCCACCTCGGTCATGGCCAGTATCCGCGGCCATCGCGACATCGCCGTCGGCAACGTGGTGGGGAGCAATATCTTCAACCTGCTGTCGGTGCTGGGACTGACGGCGCTGGTCGCGCCGGAGGGGATTCCGGTGGCCGAGACCGCTCTCGGTTTCGATCTGCCGGTGATGGTGGCGACGGCCGTCGCCTGCCTGCCGATCTTCTTCACCGGGCACCTGATCGCCCGTTGGGAGGGGGCGCTGTTTTTCGGCTATTATATCGCCTATACCCTCTACCTGGTCCTGGCCACGCTGCAGAACAGCTACCTGCCGGCGTTTCGGGATGCCATGGCCGGATTCGTGCTTCCGCTGACCGCGGTCACCCTGGCGGTCATGGTGGTGCGCACGGTGGCCAGCAGGCGCCGGGGGGGATGA
- a CDS encoding response regulator, with the protein MVARNKKILVADDHLTSIMYQSILLGRLGYEVVPAFSGREVLEQLEAARPDLVLLASNLPEMDGLLTLKTLRGHSRGAKVPVIIVAESHSEAYQRQAEAAGCSGYLAKPIGIKALNAVLQQALFAEGLVRSNLRVPLAQQVEIRHGEELGHYRGVALSEGGLFVLSAEPLPVGSQVRVGLQLSSDCRLELAGRVIYHQGFGAERRDPEQGMAIAFQDPDEAALASLRRHIRAILAGDLTGGEDGQVFFREP; encoded by the coding sequence ATGGTAGCGCGCAACAAGAAGATTTTGGTGGCCGATGATCACCTGACCTCGATCATGTACCAGTCGATTCTGCTGGGGCGCCTCGGCTACGAGGTGGTCCCGGCCTTCTCCGGGCGCGAGGTGCTGGAACAGTTGGAGGCCGCCCGCCCGGACCTGGTGCTGCTGGCCAGCAACCTGCCGGAGATGGACGGGCTTTTGACCCTGAAAACCTTGCGGGGGCACAGCCGGGGCGCCAAGGTCCCGGTGATCATCGTCGCCGAGAGCCATAGCGAAGCGTATCAGCGCCAGGCAGAGGCGGCCGGCTGCAGCGGCTACCTGGCCAAGCCCATCGGCATCAAGGCGCTCAATGCGGTGCTGCAGCAGGCCCTGTTCGCCGAGGGGCTGGTGCGCAGCAACCTGCGGGTCCCCCTGGCTCAACAGGTGGAGATCCGCCACGGCGAGGAGCTTGGCCATTATCGGGGGGTGGCGCTTTCCGAGGGGGGGCTGTTCGTGCTCTCCGCCGAGCCGCTGCCGGTCGGCAGCCAGGTGCGGGTGGGGTTGCAGCTCAGCTCCGACTGCCGCCTGGAACTGGCCGGCAGGGTCATCTACCACCAGGGCTTCGGCGCCGAGCGCCGCGACCCCGAGCAGGGCATGGCCATCGCCTTCCAGGATCCCGACGAGGCCGCCCTGGCCTCCCTGAGACGGCATATCCGCGCCATCCTGGCCGGGGATCTGACCGGCGGGGAGGATGGCCAGGTGTTTTTCCGCGAGCCCTGA